A genome region from Ptiloglossa arizonensis isolate GNS036 chromosome 4, iyPtiAriz1_principal, whole genome shotgun sequence includes the following:
- the Yata gene encoding N-terminal kinase-like protein yata isoform X2 gives MWSFFSRDPTKDFPYEIGEPILGLDDKSVWTLHRAKKKGSTGGEDVSVFVFEFKNGNEHLLDIVRSAVKRLKTLRHPSILAYLDSLETDKMVYLATERVEPLHNQLTRKSNTNKESKKELYFSWGIFQITRALNFLNNDGNLRHNNVNLWTVFVNEESGEWKLGGVEYMTAVDAVYNTLPTTFQAYHPLDAKENVKPATKCSVDMWGLGCLIWETYNGPLSSSMQLKTVDKIPKQLQVVYRELTSGNAEGRPNPADVIARCRSNGGFFKNELVDALLFLEEIQMKERGEKGRFFSQLAGQLESFPEGVGRYKILPQLLAAFEFGDAGSAVLPPLLQLGRQLPDAEYQRRVVPCVVKLFASNDRATRLRLLQQLDRFVDHLQPATVNEAIFPQVARGFLDTNPAIREQTIKSVVHLAPKLDYDNLNVETLRYFAKLQSKDEHGGIRTNTTVCLGKIAQHLHPQVRQKVLIGAFIRGTRDVFPPARTASILALAATQQYFLLQEVANRILPALCPLTTDIDKGVRDNAFRTIRGFLSKLERVSEDPGLRESMEADVNTATPSLSNAAATWAGWAVTAVTAKFYRSQSDTSKSSNPHNASRILLNKPASLEQASSSQSSASTTATTSSAASITSLDHDHEHDLQNTTNTNPDCDWDCWDADNWGDMEQQSSTTTLLGTSNVPPSPHSSKDNDQWTSLEEEPEEEAAQSIEDKTESSEVGWEDSEFQPLDDFQPLEQSGNNETTTALCGNNKLEEARRKREERKLARQREMEAKRAVKLRSNTAAKKL, from the exons ATGTGGTCCTTTTTTTCGAGAGATCCTACCAAAGATTTTCCATATGAAATTGGTGAACCAATTCTTGGGTTAGACGACAAGAGTGTCTGGACATTGCACAGAGCTAAAAAAAAG GGTTCTACAGGAGGTGAAGATGTTTCAGTGtttgtctttgaatttaagaatgGCAATGAACATCTTTTAGACATTGTTCGTTCAGCAGTGAAAAGATTAAAAACACTTAGGCATCCAAGCATACTTGCATATCTTGACAGTCTTGAG acTGATAAAATGGTTTATTTAGCAACTGAACGAGTAGAGCCTCTCCATAATCAATTGACAAGAAAATCTAACACTAATAAAGAATCCAAAAAGGAGTTATATTTTTCGTGGggaatatttcaaattacg AGAGCATTAAACTTTTTAAATAACGATGGCAATCTAAGACATAACAACGTCAATTTATGGACAGTATTTGTAAATGAAGAAAGTGGAGAATGGAAACTTGGAGGAGTTGAATATATGACAGCGGTAGATGCTGTTTATAATACATTACCAACAACATTCCAAGCATATCATCCTCTAGATGCCAAGGAAAATGTTAAGCCAGCTACTAAATG cTCAGTTGACATGTGGGGACTTGGATGCCTCATCTGGGAAACGTATAATGGTCCACTAAGTTCAAGTATGCAACTTAAAACTGTTGACAAA ATTCCAAAACAATTACAAGTAGTATATCGAGAATTGACTAGTGGGAATGCCGAAGGAAGACCAAATCCTGCTGATGTGATAGCACGTTGCCGTAGTAATGGAGGATTTTTCAAAAACGAACTTGTAGATGCACTTCTATTCTTAGAAGAAATTCAAATGAAAGAAAGAGGAGAAAAGGGTCGATTTTTCTCACAACTGGCTGGTCAGTTAGAATCATTTCCAGAGGGTGTTGGCAGATATAAAATTTTACCACAATTATTGGCTGCCTTTGAATTCGGCGATGCTGGCAGTGCAGTATTACCTCCTCTCTTACAGCTTGGGCGCCAATTACCCGACGCTGAATATCAGCGAAGAGTTGTACCATGTGTAGTGAAATTATTTGCATCAAATGATAGAGCAACAAGGTTACGATTATTACAACAACTGGATCGATTTGTTGATCATTTGCAACCAGCAACGGTTAATGAAGCTATCTTTCCACAG GTAGCCAGAGGTTTTTTAGACACAAACCCGGCAATTAGAGAACAAACAATAAAATCCGTTGTACATTTAGCACCCAAATTAGATTATGATAATCTTAATGTGGAAACATTAAGGTATTTTGCTAAACTTCAATCGAAAGATGAACACGGCGGTATACGTACTAATACTACAGTTTGTTTAGGAAAAATTGCTCAACATCTTCATCCTCAAGTCAGACAAAAA GTATTAATTGGAGCATTTATTCGAGGTACACGGGATGTATTTCCACCAGCTAGAACGGCGAGTATCTTAGCATTAGCTGCAACGCAGCAATACTTTTTGCTGCAGGAAGTTGCGAATCGTATTTTACCAGCTTTATGTCCACTTACTACAGATATAGACAAAGGAGTAAGAGATAATGCATTTCGAACTATAAGAGGATTTCTATCGAAGCTTGAAAGGGTATCAGAAGATCCCGGACTTCGTGAATCTATGG AGGCAGATGTAAACACAGCAACACCAAGTCTTAGTAACGCAGCAGCAACATGGGCAGGTTGGGCTGTAACAGCAGTTACTGCCAAATTTTATCGCAGTCAGTCAGATACATCTAAATCTTCAAATCCTCAtaatgcatcaagaattttaCTAAATAAACCTGCTTCTCTcg AACAAGCTAGCAGTTCCCAAAGTAGTGCTAGTACAACTGCTACGACAAGTAGTGCTGCGAGTATAACGTCGTTGGATCACGATCACGAACATGATCTACAGAATACTACAAACACAAACCCAGATTGCGATTGGGATTGTTGGGATGCTGATAATTGGGGTGACATGGAACAACAATCTTCTACTACCACACTCCTTGGGACAAGCAATGTTCCACCATCTCCACATTCTTCAAAAGACAATGATCAATGGACAAGTTTGGAAGAAGAACCG GAGGAAGAAGCAGCACAAAGTATAGAAGATAAAACTGAATCTTCAGAAGTAGGTTGGGAGGACTCAGAATTTCAACCACTAGAtgattttcaaccattagaacaaTCAG GAAATAATGAAACTACCACAGCACTTTGTGGAAATAATAAATTGGAAGAAGCTAGAAGGAAACGCGAAGAACGCAAATTAGCAAGACAAAGAGAAATGGAAGCGAAGAGAGCAGTGAAATTACGAAGCAATACTGCTGCTAAAAAACTATAA
- the Gnpnat gene encoding glucosamine 6-phosphate N-acetyltransferase — protein MSSIKENNFGGIETELFNASILEQLSLSQIEGLLIRPLKSDDYDRDFLQLLTQLTDVGNVSKEQFLSRFHMMKGTGSYYIIVIEDMSTGKIIASATLVAEQKFIHNCAMRGRLEDVVVNNKYRGKHLGKLIVKVILQLACYLRCYKLSLDCKDHLIPFYESLGFKREPSNANYLNIRFHNENTTEQSHL, from the exons ATGAGTTCTATAAAG GAAAATAATTTTGGAGGTATAGAAACTGAATTGTTCAATGCAAGTATATTGGAACAATTATCTTTATCGCAAATTGAGGGCTTATTAATTAGACCTTTGAAATCTGATGACTATGATAGAG ATTTTCTGCAGCTGTTAACTCAATTGACTGATGTTGGAAATGTTAGTAAAGAACAATTCCTGA GCCGTTTTCATATGATGAAAGGTACTGGTAGCTATTATATCATTGTAATAGAAGATATGAGCACTGGAAAAATAATAGCAAGTGCAACATTAGTTGCAGAACAGAAATTTATTCACAATTGTGCcatg AGAGGACGTTTGGAAGATGTGgtagtaaataataaataccgAGGTAAGCATCTAGGAAAACTTATAGTAAAAGTTATATTGCAATTAGCGTGTTATTTACGATGTTATAAATTATCATTAGACTGTAAAGATCACCTCATACCATTTTATGAAAGTCTAGGTTTTAAACGTGAACCTAGTAATGCTAATTATCTTAATATAAGATTTCACAATGAAAATACTACAGAACAATCAcatctataa
- the Roh gene encoding reduction of Rh1, translating into MSAEKVDRRMKFPYTFTARLVQFPYKYYYNQKNAWVFRYGLYAAILTLPVFYKIEKLSFNEENVKKWNEIHRREFSGEMIHH; encoded by the exons ATGTCTGCAGAAAAGGTTGATAGACGTATGAAATTTCCATATACATTTACTGCAAGACTGGTTCAATTTCCATATAAATATTACTACAACCAAAAAAATGCTTGGGTATTCAGATATGGATTATATGCAGCAATATTAACTTTGCCCgttttttataaaatagaaaaacttA GTTTCAATGAGGAGAATGTGAAGAAATGGAATGAAATCCATAGAAGAGAATTTTCAGGAGAGATGATTCATCATTGA
- the Yata gene encoding N-terminal kinase-like protein yata isoform X1, whose protein sequence is MWSFFSRDPTKDFPYEIGEPILGLDDKSVWTLHRAKKKLYNIFIQGSTGGEDVSVFVFEFKNGNEHLLDIVRSAVKRLKTLRHPSILAYLDSLETDKMVYLATERVEPLHNQLTRKSNTNKESKKELYFSWGIFQITRALNFLNNDGNLRHNNVNLWTVFVNEESGEWKLGGVEYMTAVDAVYNTLPTTFQAYHPLDAKENVKPATKCSVDMWGLGCLIWETYNGPLSSSMQLKTVDKIPKQLQVVYRELTSGNAEGRPNPADVIARCRSNGGFFKNELVDALLFLEEIQMKERGEKGRFFSQLAGQLESFPEGVGRYKILPQLLAAFEFGDAGSAVLPPLLQLGRQLPDAEYQRRVVPCVVKLFASNDRATRLRLLQQLDRFVDHLQPATVNEAIFPQVARGFLDTNPAIREQTIKSVVHLAPKLDYDNLNVETLRYFAKLQSKDEHGGIRTNTTVCLGKIAQHLHPQVRQKVLIGAFIRGTRDVFPPARTASILALAATQQYFLLQEVANRILPALCPLTTDIDKGVRDNAFRTIRGFLSKLERVSEDPGLRESMEADVNTATPSLSNAAATWAGWAVTAVTAKFYRSQSDTSKSSNPHNASRILLNKPASLEQASSSQSSASTTATTSSAASITSLDHDHEHDLQNTTNTNPDCDWDCWDADNWGDMEQQSSTTTLLGTSNVPPSPHSSKDNDQWTSLEEEPEEEAAQSIEDKTESSEVGWEDSEFQPLDDFQPLEQSGNNETTTALCGNNKLEEARRKREERKLARQREMEAKRAVKLRSNTAAKKL, encoded by the exons ATGTGGTCCTTTTTTTCGAGAGATCCTACCAAAGATTTTCCATATGAAATTGGTGAACCAATTCTTGGGTTAGACGACAAGAGTGTCTGGACATTGCACAGAGCTAAAAAAAAG CTGTACAATATTTTCATACAGGGTTCTACAGGAGGTGAAGATGTTTCAGTGtttgtctttgaatttaagaatgGCAATGAACATCTTTTAGACATTGTTCGTTCAGCAGTGAAAAGATTAAAAACACTTAGGCATCCAAGCATACTTGCATATCTTGACAGTCTTGAG acTGATAAAATGGTTTATTTAGCAACTGAACGAGTAGAGCCTCTCCATAATCAATTGACAAGAAAATCTAACACTAATAAAGAATCCAAAAAGGAGTTATATTTTTCGTGGggaatatttcaaattacg AGAGCATTAAACTTTTTAAATAACGATGGCAATCTAAGACATAACAACGTCAATTTATGGACAGTATTTGTAAATGAAGAAAGTGGAGAATGGAAACTTGGAGGAGTTGAATATATGACAGCGGTAGATGCTGTTTATAATACATTACCAACAACATTCCAAGCATATCATCCTCTAGATGCCAAGGAAAATGTTAAGCCAGCTACTAAATG cTCAGTTGACATGTGGGGACTTGGATGCCTCATCTGGGAAACGTATAATGGTCCACTAAGTTCAAGTATGCAACTTAAAACTGTTGACAAA ATTCCAAAACAATTACAAGTAGTATATCGAGAATTGACTAGTGGGAATGCCGAAGGAAGACCAAATCCTGCTGATGTGATAGCACGTTGCCGTAGTAATGGAGGATTTTTCAAAAACGAACTTGTAGATGCACTTCTATTCTTAGAAGAAATTCAAATGAAAGAAAGAGGAGAAAAGGGTCGATTTTTCTCACAACTGGCTGGTCAGTTAGAATCATTTCCAGAGGGTGTTGGCAGATATAAAATTTTACCACAATTATTGGCTGCCTTTGAATTCGGCGATGCTGGCAGTGCAGTATTACCTCCTCTCTTACAGCTTGGGCGCCAATTACCCGACGCTGAATATCAGCGAAGAGTTGTACCATGTGTAGTGAAATTATTTGCATCAAATGATAGAGCAACAAGGTTACGATTATTACAACAACTGGATCGATTTGTTGATCATTTGCAACCAGCAACGGTTAATGAAGCTATCTTTCCACAG GTAGCCAGAGGTTTTTTAGACACAAACCCGGCAATTAGAGAACAAACAATAAAATCCGTTGTACATTTAGCACCCAAATTAGATTATGATAATCTTAATGTGGAAACATTAAGGTATTTTGCTAAACTTCAATCGAAAGATGAACACGGCGGTATACGTACTAATACTACAGTTTGTTTAGGAAAAATTGCTCAACATCTTCATCCTCAAGTCAGACAAAAA GTATTAATTGGAGCATTTATTCGAGGTACACGGGATGTATTTCCACCAGCTAGAACGGCGAGTATCTTAGCATTAGCTGCAACGCAGCAATACTTTTTGCTGCAGGAAGTTGCGAATCGTATTTTACCAGCTTTATGTCCACTTACTACAGATATAGACAAAGGAGTAAGAGATAATGCATTTCGAACTATAAGAGGATTTCTATCGAAGCTTGAAAGGGTATCAGAAGATCCCGGACTTCGTGAATCTATGG AGGCAGATGTAAACACAGCAACACCAAGTCTTAGTAACGCAGCAGCAACATGGGCAGGTTGGGCTGTAACAGCAGTTACTGCCAAATTTTATCGCAGTCAGTCAGATACATCTAAATCTTCAAATCCTCAtaatgcatcaagaattttaCTAAATAAACCTGCTTCTCTcg AACAAGCTAGCAGTTCCCAAAGTAGTGCTAGTACAACTGCTACGACAAGTAGTGCTGCGAGTATAACGTCGTTGGATCACGATCACGAACATGATCTACAGAATACTACAAACACAAACCCAGATTGCGATTGGGATTGTTGGGATGCTGATAATTGGGGTGACATGGAACAACAATCTTCTACTACCACACTCCTTGGGACAAGCAATGTTCCACCATCTCCACATTCTTCAAAAGACAATGATCAATGGACAAGTTTGGAAGAAGAACCG GAGGAAGAAGCAGCACAAAGTATAGAAGATAAAACTGAATCTTCAGAAGTAGGTTGGGAGGACTCAGAATTTCAACCACTAGAtgattttcaaccattagaacaaTCAG GAAATAATGAAACTACCACAGCACTTTGTGGAAATAATAAATTGGAAGAAGCTAGAAGGAAACGCGAAGAACGCAAATTAGCAAGACAAAGAGAAATGGAAGCGAAGAGAGCAGTGAAATTACGAAGCAATACTGCTGCTAAAAAACTATAA